Within the Flavobacterium sp. CG_23.5 genome, the region TTAAGAAAGTAGATGCAATAATAATACTGGAATCTTCGTGATTAATACTGCCGTTAATATATCCCGCATCGTGAAACCAAGCGGCAATTAACAAAATTTCTTTGTCGGAAGGAGTTAAATTTTCAGATTCTGCTAATTTTTTGGCAGCAAAAACGACATCAATTGTATGATTAAAATTATGATAGGTATATATCGCAGAAAGTTTATCTTTGAATAACCTACTAACAAAATCTTCGGTTTGTTCAATTATAGTCATATACTATTTTTATACTACTAAATTATGAAATTGTTTTGGGAAAATCGTTTTATAAGTACAAATAAAACCTCATTAATTTTAATTTTTTTGGGAATTGTTTTTCATTCTTGCGCAACAAATCATGCACAATACGGGAAAAACATCGCAAAGAAAACATCTATTAACACAGCGGACACTTCTAAAATTTCTCATACTTTTTATTTGATTGGTGATGCCGGAAATACATATGAAAGTAAAACTCAAGAAACTCTTAGTTTGTTTCACGACAGAATAAAAAAATCAGATGAGAATTCTACCCTTTTGTTTCTTGGTGATAATATTTATCCAAAAGGACTACCAAATAATGATGATCCAAGTAAACGAATTGTAGCCGAAAAAAAGTTAACTAATCAATTAAAATTGTCCGACGGTTTTAACGGAAGAACCGTTTTTATTCCTGGCAATCATGATTGGGACAGTGGAATCCAAGGTTTAGAACGCCAAGCAAAATTTGTTACTGAATATCTCAAAGACAAAAAATCATTTTTACCTAGAAAAAGCTGTGCTATCGACGATGTAAAAATCAATAAAAATGTGACTTTAATTACCATCGACAGTCAATGGTTCATGGAAGATTGGGATAATTATCCAACAATGAATAATGATTGTGATATCAAAAATCGGGAAGATTTTTTTGCGGAATTAATGTCTCTTCTTAATAAAAACCACGACAAAACAGTGGTTGTAGCCCTACATCATCCGTTGATGAGTAATGGCGCAACTGGAGGACAATTTTCATTAGAAAAACAAATTTTCCCATTTGAAAACAAAATACCACTTCCAGTACTAGGTTCGCTCATCAACTTATTTCGGAAAACTTCCGGCTTAAGTCCAGCAGACATTCAGAACAAGCAATATACAATTTTCATAAAGAGGGTAAAAACACTCTTACAAAGTCAAAATAATGTTATTGTAGTTTCAGGACATGATCATAATTTGCAATACATTGAACGAGACAATATCAAACAAATCATTAGCGGGGCCGGTTCAAAATCAGAAGCTGCGAGAGCGGTATTTCCCGAGGACTTTTCATATGGTGGAAATGGTTACTCTGAATTATCAATTTATGAAAATGGAAATTCGAAAATTTCTTATTATTCAACTGAAAATAATAGAGAAAAACTGATTTATGAAAAAATTATATTGGAGGTAAAAGAAAAAGAAATACAAAATTTAGCGATTTCATTTCCTGAAACGACAACCACAAGTATTTATTCAAAAAAACAAACCAAAAAAAGCAGGTTTTATAAATTTATCTTTGGAAAGCATTACAGAAAATATTACGGCACATCTATAGAAGTAAAAAACGCGACGATTGACACGCTTTTTGGTGGTTTAAAGCCAAAACGTGCCGGCGGCGGACATCAAACAAAATCCTCACAAATCGAAGATAAAAATGGAAAAGTGTACGTTTTGCGTTCCTTAAAAAAAAGTACTTCAAATTTTATTCAATCGGTAGCATTCAAAAATCAGTTTTTAGCAACCGAATTTGAAAACACGTATGCCGAAGATTTTTTATATGATTTTTATACTACCGCGCATCCTTATACGCCTCTTGCAGTTGGGAATTTAGCGGAAAAAATTGGTATTTCACATCCAAATTCTTTGCTTTATTATATTCCAAAACATAAGGCATTGAAAAAATTCAACGCCTTTTTTGGTGATGAATTATACTTTATTGAAGAGCGATCAGATGACAGCCAAAAAGACTTAAAAAGTTTTGGCAAACCAAATGCAATACTAAGTACAGATGATTTACTAAAAAATCTGCACAAAGACGAAAAATATTCTGTTGATGAAAATTCTTATATCAAAGCCCGATTATTTGATATGCTTATTGGCGATTGGGACAGACATCAAGACCAGTGGCGCTGGGGGGAATACAAAATAGGTAACAAAACCACCTATAAGCCGATTCCACGAGACAGAGATCAGGCATTTCCGAAATATGACGGAGTATTGCTTGCAATATTAATGACAAATCCCGCCTTGCGTCATATGCAAACTTTCAAGGAAGAAATAAAAAATGTAAAATGGCTGAATAGAGAACCCTATCCATTAGATCTTGCCCTACTTAAAACTGCAACCGAAAAAGAATGGATTGCACAAGCCAAATATATTCAGGAAAACCTTACCGACGCTGATATAGATAATGCTTTTAAAAGTTTACCAAAAGAAGTACAAGATGAAACTATTGAAAGTATTAAGCAAAAATTAAAGATTAGAAGAAACCAACTGCAAAAATATGCTTTGGAATATTATTCTGTGCTGCAGAAAACAATTATAATTGTTGGAACTTCTAAAAAAGACAAATTTGTGATTAATCATACTGGAAATCAAAAACTTGAAATCCAAGTATATCGGGTGAAAAAGGAAGGTGATGAATTGTTGTATACCAGAGAATATTTAGCATCTAAAACCAAAAACATTTGGATTTATGGCTTAGATGATGACGATATTTTTGAAGTAAAAGGAAACGAAAAATCTAAAACTAAAATTCTATTGATTGGAGGACAAAATAATGATTCCTATGCTATAGAAAACGGAAAAAACATAAAAATCTATGACTTTAAATCGAAAAAGAATACTTTCGTTATAGATCGAAAAACTAAAATCAATTTAACCGATAGTTATGAAACTAATCTTTACGATTTTAAAAAAGCAAAGTACAATACATTCTCAAAACTACCTCATTTAAGTTATAATCCTGATGATGGTATAAAATTAGTTTTGAATTCCATTTACACAGTTAATAATTTCAATCAAAATCCTTACACACAAAAACATAGTTTTCAGACCAATTATTATTTTGCAACAAATGGGTATGAATTAAATTATAAAGGTAGTTTTCCGAAAATTATAGGCAAATGGGATTTGGATTTGCAAGCCCAAATTACCAGTCCAAATTTTACCATTAATTATTTTGGTACCGGTAATGAAACCGTTAATAATGATGATTTATTTGCCATGAATTACAATCGGGTCCGCTTAAGAATGCTCAAGTTTGCACCTTCTCTAAAAAAAATTGGCAGATATGGAAGTGAAATTAATTTCTTAACCACTATCGAGAAAATTACAGTAGAAGTCACTAATAATCGCTTCATAAACATTCCAGGAATTGTAGACAACACGGTTTTTCAAAGTCAACAATTTGCGGGAGCAACACTTAAATATAATTTTGAGAATTATGATAATCGTTCGCTACCCACCTTGGGAATAGGTTTTTCGATAGCTGGAAGTTGGAAAATGAATTTAAATGACATTAAAAGAAATTTTTCGACCCTAGAAAGTCAACTCAATTTAAATCACAGAATTGATTCTAATGGAAAAATAGTTTTGGCTACCAATTTAAAAGCTAAAATAATTTCAAACAACAATTACGAATTTTATCAAGGCGCAACTTTAGGTGGTGATTTCGATTTACGAGGTTTTAGAAACGAACGTTTTTTAGGCAATAAATCTTTTTATCAAAGCAGTGATTTGCGCTTGAATTTAGGAAAAATAAAAAGAAGTTTAATTCCGATGTCTTACGGGATTTTAGGCGGATTTGATTACGGCAGAGTATGGGCTATGGGAGAAGATTCTAACAAATGGCATAAATCAATTGGTGGCGGTTTTTGGCTCAATGGATTAAATGTAATTACTGCTAAAATCACTTATTTCAAAAGTGTAGAAGAACAAGCCAGAATTGCTTTTGGTCTAGGATTTGGATTTTAGTTTTTTAAGACTAACATTGTACATGTTCCCTCCTTCTGTTTTATTTCTTTCATCGGCAATGAACAACTTGTCATTATCACCGAAACAAACTGCTTCTTTCTGAGAAAAATGATTTAAAGCGAGTTCTGTTTTTGTCCCATTGAAAAAATTATCGCCTTCAAAATTTTCAAGTAGCCAAATTTTATCATGGTTCAGAATAACAATTTTAGACTCATCAGGACTTATGGACGCGCTAGTAATCGCGCAAAAATTATAATCCTCACAAGTTTTAAATTCGCCCATAAATATAGCTTGATGAAAGCCTGATGCATTGGGAATTTTATATAAAATAGCAGTTCCGTCAAATCCTTTACTTCTATTTTTGGTAAACAAATAAAAATTGTTTTTAAATTCGAAAAAACCTTCTACATCATAAAATAAATCTTTCTTCTTAGGTGGGAAATCCAACTGTTCAGGATAAGCAAATGAGATTTTGATGGCAGGAACTGCGCTATTGCTGCTTAATGCATTTTTATCAATTTTATAAATACACAAATCCTTTCTAGCATTGTCATTGTTGCCAAAATCACCAATATATAAATTTCCTTCCTTATCTTGTGTAATGTCCTCCCAGTCGATATTTTCTGTATTCTCGATAGTAATTGCTTTTGCTATTGTTCCATTAGAATTCAAACCATAAATTGTATTTGAATTACCGCTATCTTCTAATGTCCAAATTAAATTCGTTTGAGCCGAATACGTAATGCCTGAAACTTCTTTTAACTTATGGGGCAAAGAATAAAGTATTGTTAATGAATCGGAATTTTGCTGGCAAGCCAATAACAAAAACACAAGCAACAGTGATAAATAGTTTCTCATAATCAAAACATTTTTTTTATAATTTACAATTCTTATCCAAGTTTAAAGATTCAAAATTTGACTTCCAATAAAATAAAGTTTAAAATCCAGTATTAAATAAATCAGTTTTTTTAAAATTTCTGGTTATAAATTCGAAGGCAGCGCTCATGATATTTCCCATCGATTTTGCTTTTTTAAAATTCAAATCATTGGTATATCTGTATAATTCTAATTTCAATTGTTGCAAATGTCCATCTGTAGAAATGGTGTCATCGCCCATGATTTGGAGTAATCTTTTAATCCTATTTTCGGCAGAATGGATTCTTTTGGCCAATACGGAACGTTCTTCATCTTTATATTGTTCAATCGAACTATCCTGAAGTTTTTCCTTAACCAATTTTACCATTGGATAATTTTCTTTAAAAAACTGCGGACGATATACTTTAAAATTTCCTTCGAAACACTGTTGATCAAAATCGATAGCTCGAATCCTATAAACGACCTGATCAAAATCATGAATGGGAATAATTACATAATTATAAGAACGCATATCACCCAGCAATCGAATCATACAACGCTCATTAAACTTCACAAATTCTTTCGCTATTTGAGATTTTTCTGTTTCAGAACATTCTCCCAAAAGCGATTTTATAAACACATCACCTGCAATTCCCATGATGTGTTCTTCGATTAAAGTATCTTTATAAACCAAAAAATTGATTTTGTCCGGAGATAAAATATGTTCCAATTCTAATCCATATACGCGCGAAGCATCTGCTTTTTTGATATAAAAATGAGTGTAATTATCATTTAAAATATTTCTGACTTTTATTCGAAAAGGTTTCGAATTTCCAAAAGTGCAATAGTCAATTGAATCTACGTTCAAAAATTTAATAATCCCTAAGTTACCATCAGAATGTAAAAGCGAATAGATTTTCTTTAAAGTCAAATCAATTTCAGCTCTTTCAAATTCATTATAATATACGCGAATCCATAATGTATCCTGATTGTTTTTATCAAAAACATTTATGGAACCAGAAAAACGCATCAAATCATCATAGGAAATGGGAACTTTAGAGATACGATCAAACCGTTCCAAATAATCCAATAACGAATTATTAATAGGATAAGTTGGTTTTTTAAAAAGCATTACTGGCTCACTCATTTCAAATATAATTTAATGCAAAATTACAATAAATTAACCCGTGGGGCACGATTACAGTAAATTATGATAAACCCTTTATCTTCTTTCTCTTATCATATTAAAGATGCTGCTGTTTACATTTTTTTACGTCATTTTCTTAAAAACAAAAACCGAATCTACTTTTTCAAAAAACCGCTTGATTTTTAGCTACTTAATTATTAAATAAAGTAAATCTTTCAAATAAAATCTCAATTTAAAAAATAAATTATTACGTAATTAACTAGTTTGAAGACATTTAAAAAAAACGGGGCTATAGATTAATTAGGAACCTTATCTTTTTATGTTAAAAAAAATTAAAACGGTCGTATTTACTTTACTTTTGGTTGTCCCCAAGACATCTAAAATAATTTTAACCTACTATGATCGATAAGCTTGAACTCTATTTCAAGGCTGCACAATCAGCTAAAATTGGCATTTGGAAAATGAATCTTCAAACCGAAGATGTCTTTTGGGATGCCGTTACAAAACACATTCTTGAAGTTCCCGAGGATTTTAACCCCGTTAATGGCAGTGGAATTAATTTTTACACAGAAGGTGAAAATAGAGATAAGATGATGAGGCTTATTAACAGCGCTATTACTGACGGAATTTCATTTGAGGATAAATTCCAAATTACAACCGGTAAAAACAACATTAGATATATTGAATGCATTTGTCAGGTAGAGATTGTTGATGGAATTCCAACTCAATTATTAGGAACATTTCAAGACATAACAAAGGAGCAGAATCTTATAAATGAACTTCAATTGAGTGTTGAAAAATTTTCCTCTGTTTTTTCGAGCGCAAACGATGCTATTTTTATTATTGATGCTTCTAATGGAATTATTACAGATTATAACCCCAGAGCTGCTGAACTTACAGAATATAATAGCGACGAACTAATAGGTTTGCATAATTCGACATTATTTCCAATCGAATACCAAAAACAAGTTCGATATTTTCTTACTCAAAATCGAACAAACGATGAATTCACAGTAAATGAAGCATGCATAAAGACCAAATCCGGAGAATCAATTCCCGTGGAAATAGCATCTGGAAAAAGATTTCAAGTAAACCGTATAACTTATTTGGTTTGCTATTTTAGAGATATTAGCGAAAGAAAAAATGTGGAAGAAAAATTAAATTTGCTCTCGCTTGCTGCCTCCGAAACCACTGACACGATTGTAATAGCCAACCCACAAGGCGAGGCAATATGGGCGAATAATGCCTATTTAGAATTGACAGGTTTAAGTATAGAAGAAGTAATAGGCCAAAAGCCATGTTATTTATCCAGAGGTCCAGAAACTGATTTGCAATCAACATTGCTAATGAAAAAAGCAATACAGGATAAAAAGAGTATTAAAATTACAATATTGAATTATAACAAACAAAAAGAAAAATATTGGTTTGAATTAAATATTACCACAGCATTTGATAGTGATAATAATTTAATCAATTTTATTGGTGTAGGTCGGGATGTGACTTTAAGAATTGAAAAAGAGATTGAACTGAAGCAGCTATTAGAAGTAACAAGTCAGCAAAACGATAAGCTCTATAATTTTACTCATATAGTTTCCCATAACATTCGCTCGCATACTAGCAATTTAGCTATGATTGTTGATGTTATCGAGAATACTGACGACATTGCTGAAAAACTATCCTACTTTGATTTGTTTAAAGAAGGAACTGAAAAGCTTTCGGAAACAATTGAGTATTTAAATGAAATTATCACTATTCAGAAAAAAACGAATATTGCAAAAAAGAAAATTAATTTAAAAGACGAAATTGAAAAAACAAAAAGTGCACTAAGTCTGGTTATCAAAGAAAGTCAAATAGCAATAAGTCACACTATTCCGGAAGATTTATTTGTATATGTAATCCCTGCTTATTTAGATAGCATATTACTTAATCTTTTTACAAATGCCATAAAATATAAATCTCGAAAACGTAAGGCTTTTCTAGAAATTGGTTATGAAATAAATGAAACATACACCGTTCTAAACTTTAAAGACAACGGTTTAGGATTAAATTTAGTGAAAAATGGCCATAAAATTTTTGGCATGTACAAAACATTTCACGGTAACGAAGATGCAAAAGGAATTGGATTATATATGACCAAAAATCAACTTGAGGCAATGGATGGAAAAATTGAAGTAGAAAGTGAAGTAGATCACGGTTCTACATTTAAAATATATTTGAATGAAAAATAAGTTAACCTACATAATCGATGATGATAAGTTATCGTTAAAATTATTGACGATACTCATCGCTAAAAATGAGTTTTGTGATGATATTCGCTCTTTTTTTAATCCTCAAGCTGCGTTAGACGAATTAAAAAAGAATTGTAACGAAAACAAAAATCTACCTGATGCGATTTTACTCGATTTGAATATGCCTGTCATGGACGGATGGCAATTTCTGGATGAGTTTAATCATTTGACTCTAAAAAAAGAAATTCCAATTTTTATTATCACGTCCTCAATTGACCCTGCCGATATTGAAATGGCAAAAAATTATACTGTAGTAAAAAATTATATTAACAAACCCATTACGGCCGAAAAATTAACAGCACTTTGCAAATTGATTTAGTAAATAAACTAATTTTAGTTTACTAGTAACAAATTCTTATTTTGTTCGTCCTATAGAAAATATAAAACGAACGCTTTGGAAATCATACTCTCAATTAAAAATCTCAACAAACGTTATGGCAATTTACAGGCCTTGAAAAACGTTTCTTTCGAAATACATAAAGGCAATGTTTACGGCATTCTTGGACCAAATGGAAGCGGTAAATCGACTACTTTAGGAATTATTTTAAATGTAGTCAATAAAACCTCCGGTGAATACATCTGGTTTGGCGGTACAATGCAAACTCATGAAGCGCTTAAAAAAGTAGGAGCCATTATAGAAAGACCTAATTTCTATCCCTACATGACGGCAAAAGAAAACTTAGAATTGGTTTGTAAAATCAAAGACATTAACTATGCTAAAGTAAGCGAAAAGCTTGAATTAGTAGGTTTAGTGGACAGGCAGAACAGCAAATTCAGCACTTTTTCTCTTGGAATGAAACAACGACTAGCCATTGCATCAGCGCTGCTAAATGATCCAGAAATTTTAATTCTGGACGAACCCACAAATGGTTTAGATCCACAAGGTATTCATCAAATTCGTGATATAATCAAGCAAATCGCTGCTCTAGGGACTACCATTTTACTGGCTTCCCATTTATTGGACGAAGTCGAAAAAGTATGCACACACGCGTTAGTTTTAAGAAAAGGAGAAGTTTTGTACTCCGGATTGGTTGATGGAATGTCCACAAACGAAGGTTTTTTTGAGCTTCAAGCTGAAGATGTCGAAAATTTAATCGCTGTTTTAGAAACGCATCCCGCGGTAAAAAACAGTAGAAATGAAGAAGGGAAAGTACTGGTTTATTTAAAAGATAAACTGGAGGCAAAGGAATTGAATCAATTTCTTTTTGAAAAAAATGTTGTCCTAAGTCATCTTGTAAAACGCAAAAATAGTTTGGAAGAACAATTTTTGGAATTGACAGGAAAAAAATAACAGTGATACAACTCAATTTCAAAAGCAAGTACACAATTCAATTCTAAAATCTAAAATCACAATTCCTAAACCCTTCAAAAATGAAACGACTTCTCTCAATAGAATTACAAAAAATATGGAAAAATAAAGCCAGTCGTGTTTTGACTTCCACTTATTTTATTCTCTTAACTTTTATAGCATTAATCGCTTCGATAAAATTTGATCTGGGGATTTTTAAACTTCATCTCGCTGAAATGGGAATATTCAACTTTCCATTTATTTGGCATTTCAACACTTATATTGCCGCCATATTAAAGTTGTTCCTCGCTATTGTTATTGTTTCCATGATGGCTAATGAATATAGTTATGGCACTTTAAAACAGAATTTAATTGACGGGATGAGTAAAAAAGAATTTATTCTTTCTAAATTTTTGACAATCCTATTATTTGCTGTAGCATCAACAGTCTTTATTTTCATTTTATCGTTAATCTTAGGATTTAGCTTTTCTTCATACACAGAAATTGGAATTGTTTTCTCCGATTTAGAATATCTTTTAGCCTATTTTATAAAACTGGTTGGATTTTTCTCTTTCTGTTTATTTTTAGGAATATTGGTAAAACGTTCTGCATTCGCATTAGGATTTCTTTTAGTTTGGAATATTATTGAAGGGATTGCAAAAGGAATATTGACTTTTAAAATTTTTCCGGATAGTAAAATAGCCTCCTATATTATGCAATTTTTTCCGTTAGAATCCATGTCTAATTTAATTGTAGAACCATTCTCCAGATTATCAGTAATCAAATCTATTGGGACTCAAATAGGAATGGACAACAGCAAAGATTACAGCGTACATTTTATATCGATCTTAATTGTTTTATCTTGGACCTTGATTTTCAATTTCTTATCCTATAGATTATTGAAAAATAGAGATTTGTAGTATCTTTACTGAGCTATGGAATCTATAAAAAATAAATTATTTTATATTTTCATCTGTTGCTCTAGTTTTATAGCAACTGCACAATCTATATCAGTAAACGATTCTTTCACCGCACAACAACTTGTTGGAAATATTTTGGTAAATAGTTCTTGTGCTTCCA harbors:
- a CDS encoding metallophosphoesterase, whose amino-acid sequence is MKLFWENRFISTNKTSLILIFLGIVFHSCATNHAQYGKNIAKKTSINTADTSKISHTFYLIGDAGNTYESKTQETLSLFHDRIKKSDENSTLLFLGDNIYPKGLPNNDDPSKRIVAEKKLTNQLKLSDGFNGRTVFIPGNHDWDSGIQGLERQAKFVTEYLKDKKSFLPRKSCAIDDVKINKNVTLITIDSQWFMEDWDNYPTMNNDCDIKNREDFFAELMSLLNKNHDKTVVVALHHPLMSNGATGGQFSLEKQIFPFENKIPLPVLGSLINLFRKTSGLSPADIQNKQYTIFIKRVKTLLQSQNNVIVVSGHDHNLQYIERDNIKQIISGAGSKSEAARAVFPEDFSYGGNGYSELSIYENGNSKISYYSTENNREKLIYEKIILEVKEKEIQNLAISFPETTTTSIYSKKQTKKSRFYKFIFGKHYRKYYGTSIEVKNATIDTLFGGLKPKRAGGGHQTKSSQIEDKNGKVYVLRSLKKSTSNFIQSVAFKNQFLATEFENTYAEDFLYDFYTTAHPYTPLAVGNLAEKIGISHPNSLLYYIPKHKALKKFNAFFGDELYFIEERSDDSQKDLKSFGKPNAILSTDDLLKNLHKDEKYSVDENSYIKARLFDMLIGDWDRHQDQWRWGEYKIGNKTTYKPIPRDRDQAFPKYDGVLLAILMTNPALRHMQTFKEEIKNVKWLNREPYPLDLALLKTATEKEWIAQAKYIQENLTDADIDNAFKSLPKEVQDETIESIKQKLKIRRNQLQKYALEYYSVLQKTIIIVGTSKKDKFVINHTGNQKLEIQVYRVKKEGDELLYTREYLASKTKNIWIYGLDDDDIFEVKGNEKSKTKILLIGGQNNDSYAIENGKNIKIYDFKSKKNTFVIDRKTKINLTDSYETNLYDFKKAKYNTFSKLPHLSYNPDDGIKLVLNSIYTVNNFNQNPYTQKHSFQTNYYFATNGYELNYKGSFPKIIGKWDLDLQAQITSPNFTINYFGTGNETVNNDDLFAMNYNRVRLRMLKFAPSLKKIGRYGSEINFLTTIEKITVEVTNNRFINIPGIVDNTVFQSQQFAGATLKYNFENYDNRSLPTLGIGFSIAGSWKMNLNDIKRNFSTLESQLNLNHRIDSNGKIVLATNLKAKIISNNNYEFYQGATLGGDFDLRGFRNERFLGNKSFYQSSDLRLNLGKIKRSLIPMSYGILGGFDYGRVWAMGEDSNKWHKSIGGGFWLNGLNVITAKITYFKSVEEQARIAFGLGFGF
- a CDS encoding SdiA-regulated domain-containing protein — its product is MRNYLSLLLVFLLLACQQNSDSLTILYSLPHKLKEVSGITYSAQTNLIWTLEDSGNSNTIYGLNSNGTIAKAITIENTENIDWEDITQDKEGNLYIGDFGNNDNARKDLCIYKIDKNALSSNSAVPAIKISFAYPEQLDFPPKKKDLFYDVEGFFEFKNNFYLFTKNRSKGFDGTAILYKIPNASGFHQAIFMGEFKTCEDYNFCAITSASISPDESKIVILNHDKIWLLENFEGDNFFNGTKTELALNHFSQKEAVCFGDNDKLFIADERNKTEGGNMYNVSLKKLKSKS
- a CDS encoding sensor histidine kinase; translated protein: MIDKLELYFKAAQSAKIGIWKMNLQTEDVFWDAVTKHILEVPEDFNPVNGSGINFYTEGENRDKMMRLINSAITDGISFEDKFQITTGKNNIRYIECICQVEIVDGIPTQLLGTFQDITKEQNLINELQLSVEKFSSVFSSANDAIFIIDASNGIITDYNPRAAELTEYNSDELIGLHNSTLFPIEYQKQVRYFLTQNRTNDEFTVNEACIKTKSGESIPVEIASGKRFQVNRITYLVCYFRDISERKNVEEKLNLLSLAASETTDTIVIANPQGEAIWANNAYLELTGLSIEEVIGQKPCYLSRGPETDLQSTLLMKKAIQDKKSIKITILNYNKQKEKYWFELNITTAFDSDNNLINFIGVGRDVTLRIEKEIELKQLLEVTSQQNDKLYNFTHIVSHNIRSHTSNLAMIVDVIENTDDIAEKLSYFDLFKEGTEKLSETIEYLNEIITIQKKTNIAKKKINLKDEIEKTKSALSLVIKESQIAISHTIPEDLFVYVIPAYLDSILLNLFTNAIKYKSRKRKAFLEIGYEINETYTVLNFKDNGLGLNLVKNGHKIFGMYKTFHGNEDAKGIGLYMTKNQLEAMDGKIEVESEVDHGSTFKIYLNEK
- a CDS encoding response regulator, producing MKNKLTYIIDDDKLSLKLLTILIAKNEFCDDIRSFFNPQAALDELKKNCNENKNLPDAILLDLNMPVMDGWQFLDEFNHLTLKKEIPIFIITSSIDPADIEMAKNYTVVKNYINKPITAEKLTALCKLI
- a CDS encoding ABC transporter ATP-binding protein yields the protein MEIILSIKNLNKRYGNLQALKNVSFEIHKGNVYGILGPNGSGKSTTLGIILNVVNKTSGEYIWFGGTMQTHEALKKVGAIIERPNFYPYMTAKENLELVCKIKDINYAKVSEKLELVGLVDRQNSKFSTFSLGMKQRLAIASALLNDPEILILDEPTNGLDPQGIHQIRDIIKQIAALGTTILLASHLLDEVEKVCTHALVLRKGEVLYSGLVDGMSTNEGFFELQAEDVENLIAVLETHPAVKNSRNEEGKVLVYLKDKLEAKELNQFLFEKNVVLSHLVKRKNSLEEQFLELTGKK
- a CDS encoding ABC transporter permease, encoding MKRLLSIELQKIWKNKASRVLTSTYFILLTFIALIASIKFDLGIFKLHLAEMGIFNFPFIWHFNTYIAAILKLFLAIVIVSMMANEYSYGTLKQNLIDGMSKKEFILSKFLTILLFAVASTVFIFILSLILGFSFSSYTEIGIVFSDLEYLLAYFIKLVGFFSFCLFLGILVKRSAFALGFLLVWNIIEGIAKGILTFKIFPDSKIASYIMQFFPLESMSNLIVEPFSRLSVIKSIGTQIGMDNSKDYSVHFISILIVLSWTLIFNFLSYRLLKNRDL